In Spiroplasma clarkii, the DNA window CGATTGTTGTTGCCATCAATGCTGATAATAGTTTTTTCATATATTCATGTCTCCTTATTGAGTTATGTTTTTCTTATAAATAGAGTGTAGATAAACTAAGAAATTTTTTATAAAAAAAGAGAAAGTAAGGCACCTTTTTCTCTAAAAGATAACAATATTTCCTCCCATTGTTTTAAACCAATTTACAATTTCTAAAACAACCTTTAAAAGTACGTTTCGTTTATTTACATTTTTATTATATCTTATCTAACAAGAATGTGTTGTAAATTTTAAAAAAAACTAAAAAATTTCCACCAATTAGTGGAGTTATATATTCTTTAAAAGGTAGCCCTTAAAACAAGTAATTACTATATAATAATTTCTAGGTGATTAAAATTATGGAATTTAAAACAATAAAACCCTACTTGAGAAAAAACTTACTTTGAATGGGTGCTGTGATTTTCAGTTTGATTACAATTAGTTTAATTGTAATCTTAGTTTTACCTTTAACAAAGCAAAATAAAGTGATTTTTGCTTCCCAATTTGCCTTAAATTTTTTAATAATGTATTTTGTGAGTTTTGTTTTAAATTCTAATCGTTCAGCTTTGACAATTTTTACAAATATTGAAACTACTACAGATTTAACTACAAATGAAGTTGAAGTTACTGTAAAAAAAAGTAACTTTGTTCACATTTTTATTCTTTTACTAACAATTGCAACTTTTTTTATTCAACTAACAAGTGGTGGGCTAATTCTCAAAATAGGTTTTGCCACTTATGCCCGTAATAACTGGTGAGTTTTTTTAATAGTTTTTGTTATAAACATTTTATATTTTTACCTATTTTTCAGTATTGATGTTTACTTGCTTGATAATAGTCCTCAGTTTAAAGCAGATTACTTAGAATTTTTAAAAGAATATAAAAGTCAAAAAGCAGCTTTTGAAGCAGCTCAAAAAATAGAGCAAGAAAAAGTAGAACCTAATTCAGAAGAATAGTTCTACTTTTTTAAAATAATCTTGTAAATGTTTTTCCCTAGATTATGAAATTTTTCTTCATATTCAGTAGGAATATTTGTTTTTAAGATATTTTGATCTGAATAAATATCTTGGTTATTATAAATAATTTCAAATTTTGAGTGATTAATTTGTTCTAAACTTGAAACATATAATTTATCATTATCTGTTTTAATTTCAATTAAACCCCCTGGTTTTAATAATTCATAATAAACTTCTAAAAACTTAATAAAAGTTAACCTTTTTTTAGCATGTCTTGCTTTAGGCCATGGGTCTGAAAAATTTAAGTAGATTCCAGCCAATGAATTGGGAGCAAAAATCTCTAAAAGGTTTTCAGCATAGCAGTTTAAAAATTTTAAATTACTAAAACCACTTGGTAAAATGGTTAGCGCTTTTTTTAAAGCAACTCCAATTACAGTGGTTTCTTTTTCCATACCAATAAAATTACGTTCAGGATAAGTTAGGGAGTTATTAATAATAAACTGTCCTTTGCCACAGCCAATTTCTAAATAACATGGCTTATTTGGGTCAGCAAATAATTTACTTGGTGTTAAAACACCTTCATTAAAAATCATATATTGTTGATTAACTGCTATAAAATCTTTGGTTCAATTTTTATTTCTTAATCTCATAATATTCCTTTACTATATTTGATTGATAAATGCTAATCCAATTGAGAAGAAAGCTGTTGCTGATAAGATATCAATGATGGTAGTCACTATTGGTGTAGTAACAGCAGCTGGATCTAATTTACAAACTTTTGCAATAATTGGTAAAGTTCCCCCAATTAATTTAGAAACAACAATTGATAAAAACATTGAGACAGTTAGTGTTGAAATAGTAAATCATAAGATTTTTTCATCTAAGTTACCTTCAAATTGAATTGCATAAACAATAATCATTCTCAAAATATTTGTGACTGAAACTATGGTTCCACAAATTAATCCAACTCGAAGTTCTTTTCACATGACTCTACCAAAATCTCTGCTTTGAACTTCATTTAAAGAAATTGCTCGCACCAACATTGTTGAAGATTGACCTCCAGCAATTCCACTAGTACTTGACAAGACTGTAATTAAAGGTGCTAGCAAAATTGTCACAAAATCATTTGGGTTTCAATCATCTGCTTGTCTTGGACTTGCTTTTATGTAAATTGAAATAAAAACTGTAATAATGACTTGTGTAATTGTTGCTGATAGCATTAAAAATAAGAGAGAAAAGATTCTTGAACGAACCATTTTTCAAACACTAGTTTTAAAGTAAGTGTCTTCAATTGGAGCAATTCCAGCCATTTTGTGAATGTCTTCAGTAACTTCTTCATCAATTACTTCAATTACATCATCAACTGTAATTATTCCTACCAATTTATTTTCTGAATTAATTATTGGTAAGTTGTTTAAACCATATTTTTTAAATTGATTAATTACTTCTTCTTGGTCTGTAGTAGTATAAGCATACACTACCCTATCTTTCATAATGGTTTCAACACTGCTGTCACCATCTGAAAAAAATAAAGTTCTAATGTCAACATAACCCTTTAAGTTATTTAGTTCATCAACAACAAAAAAGTCTGTTACATTTTCAACATCATCTTTTTGTTTTTGAATTGTACTAATGGCTTCTTTTACTGTTTGACCTGTATTTAAAATTAAAAAGTCAACTGACATGATACTTCCAGCAGTGTCATCATCATAGTTTAAGATATGATTAATATCTAAACGTGATTCAGGAGTTGTAGCTTTTAAGATTTTTTTAACAATGTTGGCTGGTAATTCTTCAAGAATTTCAACCACATCATCTGTAAAGATTTCATCAAATAACTCTCTAATTTCAACACTTGTATACTGGTCAATTATTTCTTCTTGCACAGTATTATCTAAGTAAGTGAATATTTCAGCACTATCTTCAGTGGGTAAAAACCTCAAGATTAAAATTAAATCCTTAATTTTAAAGTCTTTAATAGCTTCAGCCACATCAGCTGGATAATACATTTCTGCTATATTTCTAATTCCAGCAATATTGTTGACTTTGAGGTGTTCTTCAAATTCCTCTTTTATCTTGGATGCTGGTGATTCAATTTTTTCCATAAAATTCCTCTTTTCATACTACTTGTTTAGTAAATATCTTAACTCATTGTCAATAACCAATTTTGGTTTTGTTCCTAAACCTATTAATTCGCCAAATAATAATTCAATTCCTAGGTTTTTTAGAGTTTTAAAGATCATATAACTGTTAACATCTGGAGCAATAACTTGTGCTTCAATTTTAACAGCAATTTTTGCTATATTTTGAACTATGTCTTTATTTTGTTTTAATAAGTTTATTTTATTACAAATACTTCGTTCAATGAATAAATAATTTGGATTATAAATTGGAA includes these proteins:
- the mgtE gene encoding magnesium transporter, which codes for MEKIESPASKIKEEFEEHLKVNNIAGIRNIAEMYYPADVAEAIKDFKIKDLILILRFLPTEDSAEIFTYLDNTVQEEIIDQYTSVEIRELFDEIFTDDVVEILEELPANIVKKILKATTPESRLDINHILNYDDDTAGSIMSVDFLILNTGQTVKEAISTIQKQKDDVENVTDFFVVDELNNLKGYVDIRTLFFSDGDSSVETIMKDRVVYAYTTTDQEEVINQFKKYGLNNLPIINSENKLVGIITVDDVIEVIDEEVTEDIHKMAGIAPIEDTYFKTSVWKMVRSRIFSLLFLMLSATITQVIITVFISIYIKASPRQADDWNPNDFVTILLAPLITVLSSTSGIAGGQSSTMLVRAISLNEVQSRDFGRVMWKELRVGLICGTIVSVTNILRMIIVYAIQFEGNLDEKILWFTISTLTVSMFLSIVVSKLIGGTLPIIAKVCKLDPAAVTTPIVTTIIDILSATAFFSIGLAFINQI
- the trmB gene encoding tRNA (guanosine(46)-N7)-methyltransferase TrmB, with protein sequence MRLRNKNWTKDFIAVNQQYMIFNEGVLTPSKLFADPNKPCYLEIGCGKGQFIINNSLTYPERNFIGMEKETTVIGVALKKALTILPSGFSNLKFLNCYAENLLEIFAPNSLAGIYLNFSDPWPKARHAKKRLTFIKFLEVYYELLKPGGLIEIKTDNDKLYVSSLEQINHSKFEIIYNNQDIYSDQNILKTNIPTEYEEKFHNLGKNIYKIILKK